In a single window of the Methanomassiliicoccales archaeon genome:
- a CDS encoding nitrogenase component 1: MYSVVAIPGVVPIADSGPGCADKQYTSLAHMSGYQGSGRFGGAIPPSVNATQEEVVFGGAEKLRQLIQASVKVLDGDLYVVTTGCIADIVGDDVGAVVEKFQKKGVPVVYAATGGFKGNNFIGHESIAKAIIDQYVGDYSGEREQGLVNVWAVLPYQDVHWRGDLAEIKRILEGIGLKVNILFGNSCNGVSEWRSIPRAQFNLVISSWYGLSVAEHLNEKYGQPYLHIPSIPIGSLESRKFLETVSEFAGLDPKRTEEFVTSEETEFYKYLEQFSDFYSEYWWGIPSRFAVVTDSSYGLAITRFAVNQLGLIPSLVIATENPPEEYREMISNEFRHISDDISLDLKFIEDGYHISSELKNSAEKPAMIFGTTWDRYVAKELKATVVEVSFPASYEVVLSGSYVGYRGALLFMEKIFTTAISGSA; encoded by the coding sequence ATGTATTCCGTGGTGGCTATCCCCGGGGTGGTGCCCATAGCGGACTCCGGTCCCGGATGCGCTGACAAACAGTATACCAGTCTCGCGCACATGAGCGGGTACCAGGGGAGCGGGCGCTTCGGCGGGGCCATTCCACCGAGCGTTAACGCGACGCAGGAGGAGGTCGTCTTCGGAGGTGCGGAGAAACTAAGGCAATTGATCCAGGCATCCGTCAAGGTATTGGACGGAGATCTCTACGTCGTTACCACCGGGTGCATCGCCGACATCGTCGGTGATGATGTCGGGGCAGTGGTCGAGAAGTTCCAGAAAAAAGGAGTTCCGGTGGTATATGCGGCGACAGGCGGATTCAAAGGGAACAACTTCATCGGCCACGAGTCGATAGCAAAGGCCATCATCGACCAGTATGTCGGAGACTATAGTGGGGAGAGAGAACAGGGACTTGTCAATGTGTGGGCGGTGTTGCCCTATCAGGATGTGCACTGGAGAGGGGACCTCGCAGAGATAAAGAGGATACTGGAAGGTATCGGGCTCAAGGTCAACATTTTGTTCGGCAACAGCTGCAATGGCGTTTCCGAATGGAGGTCGATACCACGCGCCCAGTTCAACCTGGTGATATCCTCCTGGTATGGGCTCTCGGTGGCGGAGCACCTCAATGAGAAATATGGACAGCCATATCTGCACATCCCATCGATACCGATCGGGTCGTTGGAGTCAAGGAAATTCCTGGAGACGGTCTCCGAGTTCGCTGGTCTTGACCCGAAACGGACCGAGGAGTTCGTCACCTCCGAGGAAACTGAGTTCTACAAGTACCTGGAGCAGTTCTCCGATTTCTATTCGGAGTACTGGTGGGGAATCCCGTCCAGATTTGCCGTGGTCACGGACAGCTCATATGGATTGGCCATAACCAGGTTCGCGGTCAATCAGCTCGGCCTCATACCATCTTTGGTCATCGCCACGGAAAATCCCCCGGAGGAATACCGTGAGATGATCAGCAATGAATTCAGACACATCTCGGATGACATCTCCCTGGACCTCAAGTTCATCGAGGACGGTTATCACATATCGAGTGAACTGAAGAACTCGGCTGAGAAACCGGCCATGATCTTCGGAACGACCTGGGACAGGTACGTAGCAAAGGAGCTGAAGGCCACCGTGGTGGAGGTCAGCTTCCCCGCTTCATATGAGGTGGTACTGTCCGGTTCGTACGTTGGATACCGAGGCGCGTTGCTGTTCATGGAGAAGATATTCACAACTGCCATAAGTGGGAGCGCGTGA